In Nitrospirota bacterium, one DNA window encodes the following:
- a CDS encoding hydrogenase 4 subunit F, whose product MILLILLITPLVAALALALIGDRRFAPNVNILGSALTLAAGVALAVKVCSTGAIIAGGKFFYVDAFSVYLSVLTSFVSMTTAIFSRRYMQREREHGRIGHIRMRFYHAMFQMFIFAMLLCLLTNNIGVLWIAMELATLSTVLLVSLYRTPSAIEAAWKYFILCGVGIAQALFGTVLLYFAAEKVLGEGGEALLWTNLIGVSGKLEPTVLSLAFVFLVVGYGTKVGLVPLHNWLPDAHSEGPTPISAVLSGLLLNIALYALVRCKVLVDGSTHSHYAGHIMMGFGIVSILVASFSILRQKDIKRMFSYSSVEHMGIATFAFGLGGSIATYGALLHMLMHSLTKSSIFFTTGHACQMHWTQEISKIRGLFKSDTFVGWTLMLGVLAIAGMPPFGIFTSEFLILTATIKDVPLLTPFILIGLAVAFAGLLRKVQYMASGDVPSYYTPLKTARTPVLLHMALVLALGFYIPDFLNKWFQSAVELLK is encoded by the coding sequence ATGATTCTTCTTATCTTGCTTATAACTCCCCTTGTTGCTGCTTTAGCTTTGGCACTGATTGGCGACAGGAGATTTGCTCCTAATGTAAACATTTTAGGCTCAGCGTTAACACTTGCGGCAGGCGTTGCACTTGCCGTTAAGGTATGCAGCACAGGGGCGATTATAGCAGGTGGCAAGTTCTTTTATGTTGACGCTTTTAGCGTATATCTTTCAGTGCTTACTTCTTTTGTGTCTATGACCACGGCTATTTTCAGCCGCAGATATATGCAAAGAGAGCGGGAACACGGGCGGATTGGGCATATCCGTATGCGCTTTTATCATGCAATGTTTCAGATGTTTATCTTTGCAATGCTGCTATGTCTTCTGACTAACAACATAGGCGTGTTATGGATAGCTATGGAGCTTGCCACCTTATCAACTGTGCTTTTGGTCTCTCTCTACCGCACACCGAGCGCTATCGAGGCTGCGTGGAAATACTTTATCCTGTGCGGGGTTGGGATTGCTCAGGCACTGTTTGGCACCGTATTACTGTACTTTGCTGCCGAAAAAGTGCTTGGAGAGGGTGGAGAGGCGCTCCTTTGGACAAATCTGATAGGGGTAAGCGGGAAACTTGAGCCAACTGTGCTTTCTCTTGCATTTGTTTTTCTGGTTGTGGGTTACGGCACAAAGGTGGGTCTTGTTCCCCTTCACAACTGGCTTCCGGATGCCCACAGCGAGGGCCCTACGCCGATATCGGCAGTGCTTTCCGGGCTTTTGTTAAATATCGCTCTCTATGCCCTTGTAAGATGTAAGGTGCTGGTGGATGGCTCTACGCACAGCCACTATGCCGGACATATTATGATGGGTTTTGGCATTGTCTCTATATTAGTTGCCTCCTTTTCCATTCTAAGACAAAAAGACATCAAACGAATGTTTTCATACTCATCGGTGGAACACATGGGAATTGCCACTTTTGCCTTTGGCCTTGGCGGTTCCATTGCCACCTATGGCGCACTGCTGCATATGCTTATGCACAGTCTGACAAAGTCCTCCATATTTTTTACCACAGGGCACGCCTGTCAAATGCACTGGACACAAGAAATTTCTAAAATAAGGGGTCTTTTTAAAAGCGACACGTTTGTTGGCTGGACTCTTATGTTGGGTGTTTTGGCAATAGCCGGTATGCCGCCCTTTGGTATTTTTACCAGTGAATTTCTAATACTAACGGCTACCATTAAGGATGTTCCACTGTTGACTCCCTTTATCCTGATTGGGCTGGCTGTTGCCTTTGCAGGGCTGTTAAGGAAAGTCCAGTATATGGCATCAGGGGATGTCCCCTCATACTATACGCCGCTAAAGACAGCCCGCACGCCGGTTTTGCTTCACATGGCGCTTGTGCTCGCTCTGGGGTTTTATATACCGGATTTTTTAAATAAATGGTTTCAGAGTGCCGTGGAGTTACTAAAATGA